The sequence ATTTTGACTTGAAAGCAACATGATCAGCAGATCAAAATCAACAACGCTGGACTGGAACGCAAAGAAACAGGTTTTGATTTGAGCTTCTCTGTAGAAAAgttttgttaaagaaaaatcaACAAAGTACTCCATATCTTTTGCAGCTATTGAGATTGAAAGCACCATATGAAATACATACAAACGAAGGAAAGAggagtaatttaaaaaaaaaatctttgccTCTCCTGAGCACTTTACATACAGTAATTTGTGGTATGAAATTGAGATACTCTTTAAAGAACATCTTGAATGGTCCCGACAGTGCTCTTAATTCACCAGCCAGGCGTTTATCTTatttctccagctccttctgaGAGGAAGCATTAAAGACTTCATTGATAGTGCTCTCGGGAGCGGGTAATATTTCTTATGTGAAGTCTTGAAACTTTAAAGCTATTgactggagggagagagaagtgCCACATACACAAGAAAATTATGTTGAGCTGTTTCCAAGTGTGCGTCTTGACTTACACTGCAGTAGAGCATTAAGGACAGTAGAAATGTTCACAGGGTGTGGAGTGGTCACTGGCCAGAACCAGTACCTGACCAGAGACACCGTCAGGCCCAACCCAGAACTTGAGGTGAGCAGACAGATACAAATGGAAAATGGGGTGACCTCGGGGATGTGCCCCTTCTACCAGGGTCAAAGTTGCAGAAATGCTGGGCAGCCAGCAGTGGTCAATATTTCCAGCCCGCTGAAGCAAGCACCACTACTAGTCCCTCCTCCAGCACTAAAACTTGGGCAGGAGGGGTTCAAGAAAGTCCGCCGAACTGAGGAGGATAGTCCCTGTCCCTTCCCGGGATTGGCTTCAGGGGTGCTGGAGATGCGTGTGAAGGAGGGAAGTAAAATACGCAACTTAATGGGATTTGCAATGGCCCGCATACAGGGAGAGAATTGTTTAAGTGGTGGTGGACTGAGGCAGGTGGTCTTCACTGGGTCGGGCCGTGCGGTCACAAAGACCATCACCTGTGCTGAGATCATGAAACGAAAAGTGGGCTCTCTGCAGCAACTGACTAAACTCCGCTACAAGGTGGTCAAAGAGGTGTGGGAGAGTTCTGAAGGGGGGGCATCTGAGATGACGGTGCACAGGACTGTGCCTTCCATCAGCATTCTTCTTTCCAAAGACCCGCTGGATCCCCAGGAACCAGGCTATCAACCTCCGGAGAACCTCACTGCATTGTGGGAGGAAAAAGAGGCTGTCGAATCTTCTTCACAGACAGCATGCAAGAGACCTCTTGGACCTTTGCCATACAGCAGTTTCACTCACTGTAAGAGAATGTGTTTGGGGGAAGGGGTCTCAGTTCTCCCTCCTCACTGACTGGCTGAACGGATGTCAAACAGTGGAGCGGATTGAATCAGAGGAGTTCATTTGGAGCTGCCCTCCACTCAAGCACAATGCTGAGACAATCAGGACATTCACTCAGACAGAACAGTGCTTTTTCAGAAGAACTGAGTACCAATTCCAGCCTCCAGAGGTCAGTTTGACTGGGACGTAAAAGCTTGCCTCTGTACATACAGCATTAAGGGATGTCTTTATCGGCACGTCCAAAAGAATCTATCAAAGCCACAAATGGTGATGATGAGTGCTATCATGCTGTAAAATCTTTAACAGATTCATATCCCATTTCACACAAACTAAAGAAAGAGCCATGAATTCCACAGGCTCCATGTTGCAGTTAACTGTCTTTGGCCTGTGGACCAAATCATTTAGTAACATCACGTTACAATCATCTCTATTCCTCCATGCACTTAAGTGTGATCTTTGAAAATACACAAGCTAGAACcaagaaaataaagtaaaagcagATTGAAGCCATTGGTTAT comes from Platichthys flesus chromosome 1, fPlaFle2.1, whole genome shotgun sequence and encodes:
- the LOC133954380 gene encoding uncharacterized protein LOC133954380, producing MFTGCGVVTGQNQYLTRDTVRPNPELEVSRQIQMENGVTSGMCPFYQGQSCRNAGQPAVVNISSPLKQAPLLVPPPALKLGQEGFKKVRRTEEDSPCPFPGLASGVLEMRVKEGSKIRNLMGFAMARIQGENCLSGGGLRQVVFTGSGRAVTKTITCAEIMKRKVGSLQQLTKLRYKVVKEVWESSEGGASEMTVHRTVPSISILLSKDPLDPQEPGYQPPENLTALWEEKEAVESSSQTACKRPLGPLPYSSFTHCKRMCLGEGVSVLPPH